The proteins below come from a single Oxyura jamaicensis isolate SHBP4307 breed ruddy duck chromosome 1, BPBGC_Ojam_1.0, whole genome shotgun sequence genomic window:
- the LOC118160202 gene encoding suppressor of cytokine signaling 1-like, with amino-acid sequence MIRGRPDDLHNTHATVSRPQRQHRSVLPSPAPPGLPDRFRMFRSCEWEVLERSLNILQASDFYWGPLSVGEAHAKLQREPVGTYLVRDSSQGNCLFSLSVRMPTGPVSLRISFQEGYFRLKNWFSDCVVRLLELVVAGTRNNPLHFDEMGGTPLVFSEPLCRSRRAVPTLRELCRRRLPAAGGAAAAGDATGTCPQEVAASPPGRRRGSEPSVVPSPSAAGAGR; translated from the coding sequence ATGATCAGAGGGAGGCCAGATGATCTGCACAACACGCACGCCACTGTTTCTCGTCCGCAAAGGCAGCATCGGAGcgtcctccccagccccgcgccgcccggCTTGCCTGATCGCTTCCGGATGTTTCGCAGCTGCGAGTGGGAGGTCCTGGAGCGGTCCCTCAACATCCTCCAGGCCAGCGACTTCTACTGGGGCCCCCTGTCCGTGGGGGAGGCCCACGCCAAGCTCCAGCGGGAGCCCGTTGGCACCTACTTGGTGCGGGACAGCTCGCAGGGCAACTGCTTGTTCAGCCTGAGCGTGCGGATGCCCACGGGGCCCGTCAGCCTCCGCATCTCGTTCCAGGAGGGCTATTTCCGCCTGAAGAACTGGTTTTCGGACTGCGTGGTccggctgctggagctggtggtggCGGGGACCCGCAACAACCCCTTGCACTTTGATGAGATGGGGGGAACCCCCCTGGTCTTCTCTGAGCCCTTGTGCCGGAGCCGCCGAGCGGTGCCCACGCTTCGAGAACTGTGCCGCCGGCGCCTGCCTGCTGCCGGTGGTGCTGCTGCCGCGGGGGATGCCACAGGGACGTGCCCGCAGGAGGTGGCGGCGTCACCCCCGGGCAGGAGGCGGGGGTCAGAGCCAAGTGttgtccccagcccctccgcagctggggctgggagatgA